The region GACCCATGCGGTCGCCATGGTCAAACGCGGCCTCTCGGCCAAGAAGGCCGGCCATGCCGGCACCCTCGATCCGCTCGCCTCCGGCATTCTGCCGATTGCCCTCGGAGAGGCGACCAAGACGGTGCCCTTCGTCATGGACGGGCGCAAATCCTACGTGTTCACCGTGGCCTGGGGCTCTGAGACGACCACCGACGACACCGAAGGCGACGTGGTCGAGACGACGGACAAGCTGCCGGACCCGTCCGAGATCGAGGCCTTCCTGCCCCGGTTCACCGGCCAGGTGCAGCAGGTGCCACCTCGGTTTTCCGCCATCAAGATCCAGGGCGAGCGGGCCTATGATCTCGCTCGGGACGGCGAGGTCGTGGAGCTGCAGCCGCGCACGGTGGAAATCGACCGCCTGGCCCTGATCCACCACGAGGGCAACCGCTCCGTGATCGAGGCCGATTGCGGCAAGGGCACCTATGTCCGCGCCATCGCGCGGGATCTCGGCCGCGCCCTGGGCTGCCTCGGCCATATCGCCGCCCTGCGGCGCACCCGCGTGGGCCCGTTCACCGAGCACGACGCCGTCGCCGTGGACGACCTCGCCACCGATCCGGCGGCCCTGCGCCCGGTGGAGATCGCGCTCAGCGAGATTCCCTCGATCGCCGTGAGCCGAGACATGGCGGGACGCCTGATGCGCGGTCAGTCCATCATCCTGCGCGGCCGCGAGACGCCTCTGTCCGGGAAGGTTTATGCTACCTGCAACGGCGTCCTCATCGCGGTCGGCGACGTGGAGCGCGGCGAGCTGGTGCCCCACCGGGTGTTCAACCTGGGCGGTTGAAGGCTTTTCACGATCTCATCGCCGGCCCTGCGCCGGTGATCTCGTCTCAATAACGAAACGGCCGGGACAAGCCCGGCCATGACGTCGTGAAGAGCCGGCAAGCCTACCGGTCCGCCTTCAGACCCTGCGCCTCGCGCATCAGGTATTTCTGCGTGATCGGCACGATCTGGTCACGGATCAGCTGGGCGGTCTTCTGCTCCTCGCGCAGGGTCTCCTCGAGCGCCGGAACGAAGCGCTGGTGCCCGGAAGCCTCGGCCATGGCGATCAGCGACGTATAGGCGGCGATCTCGAAATTCTCGAAAGCATGATTGGCGAAGGTGTTCTTGATCACCTCGTCGGCCATCGGCATGTGGCCGGCAGCCGCCATGTTGGCCATGAATTGCGTCGCCATGTCCTTTAGGATCGAGCGGTCCTCGCCGAAATTGTGCAGGATCTCGTCGAGGCGGCGGATCTGTCCTTCCGTCTCGGCGATGTGCGTCTTCAGGATCTGGGACATCTCCGGATAGTTCTCGAAACGCTCGACCTGGCGCCGCATGAGCTGGAGCGCTTCCTTCTCGAGCGCATGGGCGTTCTGAACGCCCGTGATGAAGACGTTCTTGACGGTCTCGGAGGACGCGAGATCGGCTGTGGTGGCAACCATGCTGTGGGCTTCCTATATTGGGGGTGTCTGGCTCACCAACCATGGCCCCCGAGACTTGTTCCGCCAGGAACCCTCCCGACAGGAACCCGCCCGATCCGCGCATCCTATTGCCCTGCTTGGGAAAAACGATTTCACTGGCACTTGGATGCTTTTCGTGTATGGTGCGCCATCTTTTCGGACGAAACACTCCGAAAGACGCGTCCGAGCTCGGACCGCGCTGGACGACATCCCGGCCCGGCCCTTCCGGATGCCCCGGACCCGAAGCCCTGAAGGCACAAGGTCTCCTGACAAAACCAACCTGAAAGGATTGACGATGTCGATTACGGCTGAGCGCAAGAACGCGCTCGTTAAGGAATTCGCCCAGAAGGCTGGCGACACCGGCTCCCCCGAGGTGCAGGTCGCCATTCTGACCGAGCGGATCAACAACCTGACCGGTCACTTCAAGACCCACGCCAAGGACAACCATTCCCGTCGTGGCCTTCTGAAGCTCGTGTCGTCGCGCCGTTCGCTTCTCGACTATCTGAAGAAGAAGGACGAGAACCGCTACAAGGTGCTGATCGAGAAGCTCGGCATCCGCCGCTAAGCTTTTTCGAAAAACTCCCGTCCGGAGCCCGGCTCCGGACGGTTTCTCCAACACTGCGAGGCTTCACGCCCGGTGTATCTTAAGGAGGCGGCAGACACGATGACCATGGCAGGATCGCAAGGGGCTTGTAAGGCTGGTTTACCCACCGTCACGAGCCTCTTGCCGTCTTGCTCATGGCATCGAGCCCCCGCCCCGCTGTCATGAAAGACATGCCATGTTCGATATTCAACGCGAAGAACTGATCTGGGCCGGGCGCAAGCTCGTGCTCGAAACGGGCAAGATGGCCCGCCAGGCCGACGGCGCCGTCGTCGCCACCTACGGTGAAACCACCGTTCTCGCCACCGTCGTGTCGGCCAAGGAGCCGAAGGCCGGCGTCGACTTCTTCCCGCTCACGGTGAACTACCAGGAGCGCACCTACGCGGCCGGCCGCATCCCGGGCGGCTACTTCAAGCGCGAAGGCCGTCCGACCGAGAAGGAGACCCTGGTCTCCCGCCTCATCGACCGTCCCATCCGCCCCCTCTTCGTCGAGGGTTACAAGAACGACACCCAGGTCGTCGTGACCGTGCTCTCGCACGATCTCGAGAATGATCCGGACGTCGTCGCCATGGTGGCGGCCTCCGCCGCCCTGACCCTCTCGGGCGTTCCCTTCATGGGCCCGGTGGGCGCGGCCCGCGTCGGCTATATCGGCGGCCAGTACAAGCTGAACCCGCCGATCCAGGAGATGGAGCAGTCGGCTCTCGACCTCGTGGTCGCCGGCACGTCCGAAGCCGTGCTCATGGTCGAGTCCGAGGCGAAGGAACTGCCCGAGGACGTGATGCTCGGCGCCGTGATGTTCGGTCACAAGCACTTCCAGCCGGTCATCGAGGCCATCATCCGCCTCGCCGAGAAGGCCGCCAAGGAGCCGCGCGACTATCAGCCGGCCGATGTGTCCGAGGTGGAGCAGGCCGTGCTCGCCATCGCCGAGGCCGATCTGCGCGAAGCCTACAAGCTCACCAAGAAGCAGGACCGCTATGCCGCCGTCGACGCCGTGAAGGCGAAGGTGATGGATGCGCTGGTCCCGGCCGACGGCGAAGCGAAGTTCGATCCGGAGAAGGTCAAGGCGGTCTTCAAGGAAGCTCAGGCCAAGGTCGTGCGCTGGAACATCCTCGATACCGGCACCCGCATCGACGGCCGCGACCTCAAGACGGTCCGTCCGATCCTGTCGGAAGTCGGCGTTCTGCCCCGCACCCACGGTTCGGCCGTGTTCACCCGCGGCGAGACCCAGGCTCTGGTCGTGACCACGCTCGGCACCGGCGAGGACGAGCAGTTCATCGACGAGCTGGAGGGCACCCGCAAGGAAACCTTCCTGCTGCACTACAACTTCCCGCCCTATTCCGTCGGTGAGACGGGCCGCATGGGCTCGCCCGGCCGCCGCGAAATCGGCCACGGCAAGCTTGCCTGGCGCGCCATCCACCCGATGCTGCCGCCGTCCCACGAGTTCCCCTACACGATCCGCGTCGTGTCGGAGATCACCGAGTCGAACGGCTCCTCGTCCATGGCGTCGGTCTGCGGCGGCTCCCTGTCGCTGATGGATGCGGGCGTTCCCCTGCGCCGTCCGGTGGCGGGCATCGCCATGGGGCTCATCCTCGAGGGTGAGCGCTTCGCGGTCCTGTCCGACATCCTCGGCGACGAGGATCACCTCGGCGACATGGACTTCAAGGTGGCCGGCACGGACCAGGGCATCACCTCGCTCCAGATGGACATCAAGATCGCCGGCATCACCGAGGAGATCATGCGCGTCGCGCTCGATCAGGCCAAGGACGGTCGCGGTCACATCCTGGCCGAGATGAACAAGGCCCTGACGGCTCCGCGCGCCGAGCTCGGCGAGCATGCTCCGCGCATCGAGACCATGCAGATCCCGGTCGACAAGATCCGCGAAGTCATCGGTTCGGGCGGCAAGGTCATCCGCGAGATCGTGGAGAAGACCGGCGCGAAGATCGACATCAACGACGACGGCCTCATCAAGATCGCATCCGCCGACGGCAAGTCGATCAAGGCGGCCTACAACTGGATCCGCTCCATCGTCGCCGAGCCCGAGGTCAACGTGATCTATGACGGCACGGTCGTGAAGGTGATGGAATTCGGCGCCTTCGTGAACTTCTTCGGTTCCCGCGACGGCCTCGTGCACATCTCGGAGCTCGCCAAGAACCGCGTCGGCAAGGTCACGGACGTGGTCAAGGAAGGCGACAAGGTGAAGGTGAAGTTCCTCGGCATGGACGAGCGCGGCAAGGTCCGTCTCTCCATGAAGGTCGTCAACCAGGAGACCGGCGAGGACATCACCGAGCAGCTCAAGGCCGAGCGTGACGCCGAACGCGCCCAGCGCGATCAGCAGAAGGCGAACGCCGGCGAGTAAGATCGCTCGACGCTTCAAGTCAAAAGAAAGCGCGGTGAAAGCCGCGCTTTTTTATTGCCCCGGTGGAGAGCCGGCGCGACCGGATGAGCAAACCTCTGTCACGGTCGGCACGAGGTCGGCGACGGGTGGGCGATGCTCCAACCTTAGACAAGTGGGCTCATTTCAGCGGCAGATAGATGTCCGTCCGCAGATGGGTCGGCGGTGTATCGCGCGGGCTGTTGAGGTATTCCTCGAAGATCGGCGCATCCGCGGCCTCGCGACCGGACGATGGCAGCCATTGGCCGAAGAGCCAATCATAGGCGGCACGCATGTCGCCGTAAGGACCTTTGTACTTCAGCACCGCATGATCGCCGCCCAGGATGTGCGAGGTGAAAAGGGGCGCCTCGACCGCCGGGACTCCACCGACAACGGCGGCATGCGATCTCAACTCGGCTTCGGGAACGCTCGTGGGATCGTCAAGATAAACACCCACCATGCGAAGGTCCGGCCGAAGCAGGTTACGTTGCGCGAGTGTCGTGAACAGCAGATCGAAGCTCTTGCCGATGGTCATATAGGGGCCGCGGTGCTCCACGGCGATCAGTGTTCTGGGTGCTATAGGCGTGATGCCGACATCGTACACGACATGAGCTCCTCGCAGGGTGTTGGCCTTGAAGACGGAATGACCTCCGATGTCGCGATACTTGGCTGGCGGCAGGCCGAAAGCTGCATTGAAGGCGCGGGTGAACGAGGCTTGGCTGTCATAACCGGCTCGCTCCGCCACCTTCGCGATCGACACGGCTGTGTGAGCCAGATCGGCGGCCGCCCGCTGCAGCCTCAAGCGCCGGACGGTCGCGGCAACCGTTTCGCCGAAATGGGCGTGATAGATCCGGTGCCAATGGTAGGGTGAGAGGCACGCAATGCCGGCGAGCACATCGAGATTGAGTTCCTCATCCAGATGGTCGTGGATGTAGGCCGATACCCGTGTGAGGCGGCTTGCATAGCATTCCGAGGTCGCTTGTTCCATGCGCGGCATCTGCTTTGAGGTTGTTGATCGAACCTTAAGCAGAACGCCTTTGATAAATCCTGCTGTTTTGCCTTAGCGCACGAGGCCGTCCGCCTTCGGAATGATCCAGCTCCCCAGAGGCGCGGCCCGTCCCCTGATCTGGACGATCTGCCTGTCGCGGCCGGAGAGGTCGAGGGCGGCACGGGTGGCGAGGTCTTCGGAGATGACGAGTTCGACGTCGAGCTCCTTGGCGAGCCCTTCCAGGCGGCTCGCGGCGTTGATGGTGTCGCCCACGGCGGTGAGGCTCGTGGCCTGGCCGTAGCCCATCTGCCCGACGATGGCAGGGCCTGCATGAAGGCCCATGGCGATCTTCAGCGGGTGCTCGAATTCGCTCGCGTATTCCTCGTTGAGATGCTCAAGCGCCGCCTTGATCCGGAGCGCCGCATCGAGGGCCTGCTTGGCGGCCTGCTGCGGCGTGGTCCTGAGGCCGAACAAGGCGAGCACGCCATCGCCGATGAACTTGTCGATGTAGCCGCCCGCATCCTCGACGGATTCGCCCACCGCTTCGAAATAGCGGTTGAGGATGAAGACCGTGTCGAAGGGCAGGCGCCGCTCCGCGAGGCTCGTGAAGCCGCGCAGGTCGCAGAACAGCACGGCGATCTCCTGCTCCTGCCCCTGGGCCCTGCCGCCCCGCACGAGCGAGGCCACACCGTTGCGCCCGGTGGACAGGATCGGCACCACCGAGACGTCGTGGGTTGGCCGGAACTGGCAAGCGAGCCGCACGTTCGGGCCTGCCTTGATGCGCGCCAGCGTGCCGCGTTCCTGGGCCGAGGGCGGCGGTTGCCGCTGGAGACCTTCCAGCACCCGCACGCGGCAGGTGGAACAGCGTCCCCTGCCGCCGCAGACGGCCACATGCGGGATGCCGGCGATTCGGCTTGCCTCGAGCACGCTGAACCCCTGCGGCACGGTCGCAACCCGGTCGTTGGGATAGAAGACGCGCACCCGCCGCGACCACAAAAGACCACTGCGGATGAAACGGGCCGCGACCGTCGCCACGATCGCTCCTCCGAAGAAGGCATAAAGGACAGGGCCGGCCATGGGCAGAATAGCGGAGGCGGGTGGTGTCGGGATTGGGCCGAAGCGCTCGGGTGCGTCCGCGATCTCCCGTCCCGCCTCCGCGAAGCCGAGCAGCGCCAGGACCGGGATGAGGAGCGCGCCCGTGTAGAGAAAGAGCGCCGAACGTGGAAACCAGGTTTTCGGGCGCAGCCAGAAATAGATCCCGAGGCATCCGTGCAGCCAGGCGATCACGAGAGCCAAAGCCTGCCGGGCCCCGATCTCGGGATTGTGAATCCACAGATTGCGAACCACCTCCGGATAGCCCGAGTTGTGGCCGGTCAGGGCCCATTCCACCCGGGTCCCGACCACATGGGCGATCAACAGGAACGGCAGGCTCAGGCCCAGGGTCAGCTGGGCCGCCTCGCGGACCGGCATGCGCAAGGTCCGCCGCCGGTAGAGGGCCAAGAGCGCCAGCAAGAAATGCGTCAGAACGGAGCCGTACAGGAGCAGGGTGCCGACCGGATTCCGCCACAGGCCGTTGAACCAGACGCGTCCGGCCTCCATGGCCTCGACCGAGACGAGACCGAGGGCGTGGTTGGAGAAATGGGTGAGCAGAAAGGCACCCAGGACAAGGCCCGTGACCAAGCGGATCTCTCGCGTCCGGATTGCCATCTCGGAGACAGGTGCTTCCGGTGCCAATCTGCTTTGTAAGCTGTTCATACGCGTCTTTCACTCGGGCTCGGTCACGCTTGAGCCCGAATGCTATGGCTTTCAAGCTTGCCTGCGCCTATGCACTTGCACCAAGGTGCGGATTGTCAAATCACGATCCCCGGACCGGCCCCCGAGACATGCCCGACACCATCACCACCCTGCCCGAACTCGAATCCCTCTATGGCGAGGTCAACAAGGCCTCGGTCCTGAAGGAGACGGACAGGATCGTTCCCGAGTACCGGGCCTTCATTGAGGTCGCGCCCTTCGTGGCGCTGGCCACAAGCGGGCCGGAAGGACTCGATTGCTCGCCCCGCGGCGACGGACCGGGCTTCGTGCGGGTGCGGGACGAGAAAACCCTGCTCCTGCCAGACCGCCGCGGCAACAACCGCATCGATTCCCTGCGCAATATCGTACGCAATCCGAGCGTTGGGCTGCTGTTCCTGATTCCAGGCATCGGCGAGACCCTGCGCGTCAACGGCCGCGCCGTGATCTCGGTCGAGCCTGCCCTGCTCGAGAGCTTCGCCATCGACGGCAAGGCGCCGAAATCGGTGGTCGCGATCACGGTCGATACCGTGTTTTTCCAATGCGCCCGCGCGATCCTGCGGTCGGAACTGTGGAATCCGGAAAAGCATGTGGCGCGCGGCTCATTGCCGAGTGCAGGCCAGATCCTCGCGGCTCTGAGCCCTGAGCGTTTCGACGGCGAGGCTTACGACAAGGCACTGCCCGAACGGCAGAAGACGACGCTGTACTAGAGCATCGTGCGGCCCTCTGGGTCCGCGTCGAACCATGGGCTTTTCCAAAGGTGGAACATCGGGCGTCGATTCGCATTCACGCCCGATGCTTCGAAACCCGCCCTTTCGTCATGCTGCGTGCGACCGGGCCTTCTATTGGGTCTTCGCGGACGACAAGGATTGGGCCGTCTGCAGATGGTTCTGCAGCGTCGGCAGGGTCTCGCTGGCATAGGACGCGGCAGGATCGTTCTGGCGCTTCGATTCTCGCTCGTATTCGGCGACATCCTTCTTGTGGTCGGCCACCATGTCCTTGATGAACTCGCGGTCGAAGGCGGCGCCCGAGAGCTTCGAGAGCTTCTGGTAGACCGCCTTCTGCTCCTTGCCGGGCTCGGTCGGCGGCGTCACGTTGAGGGAGCTTGCCACGGACATGGCTTTCTCGTTCGCGGCGGAATGATCCGTCTCGAGCTGTCGGCCGAAATTCTTGACGCCGTCGCTGGCGCCCTTCTGCTGGGCGAGCTGACCCACGGCGACCTCGCCGAGGTTGCCCTCGATCGCCTTCTTGATGAAGGCCTGGTTCGGCTGGTCCTTGGCGAGAGCGTAAGACGAACCCGCCAGGGCCGCCGCGATACTGAGGCTCAAGAGAAGCTTCTTTGACATGATGCACCTTGTTCGAACGGAACGGTTCTCGATACGCATCACAGGTAAGCCATGAACGACCGCAGGGCGGCCCGGTTCCCGGATAGTCGATCCGCCCGAGCGATCCACATAATTTGGCCGCCGGCCCTTTACGCTTCGCTCGCCTGCGGTCAAAAGGGCAGCTTCACCGACTGGAAAGAGGCACGTCATGACGATTCAACGCATCAAGCCGGGCCCGCGCATGAGCGGCGCGGTCGTTCACGGCAACACGGTCTATCTCGCCGGCCAGGTCGCCAGCCAGAGCGCCGGGCAAAGCGTGACCGAGCAGACCAAGGAGATCCTCTCGATCATCGACAGCCTCCTGGCGGAAGCCGGAACCGACAAGTCGAAGATCCTGATGGCCAATATCTGGATCACCGACATGAGCACGTTCCAGGAGATGAACGCCGTGTGGGATGCCTGGGTTTCCCCCGGTAACACGCCCGCCCGCGCCACCGTCGAGGCGAAGCTCGCCGCCCCGGCCTTCAAGGTCGAGATCGCCGTCATCGCGGCGAAGTAATTTCTAAAAAGAAGCGGGCCGCCGGGCCCGCTTCGTTCATTCACGCTTTGCTGAAGTTACGGGCAGGGATGGCGCAGGCCATCGTAGCCGAGATAGGTGCCCGAAGCCGGGTCGTAGGACTTGAAGCGCTGGGCGCAATAGCCGGCCGCGCTGCCACCCGGAGCCACGTAGGTCGGAGCGGCCTGAGCCTGCGACTGGGCGATGGCGCCGCCGATGATGGCGCCCGTCGCGAGACCCAGGGCGCCCGCTGCCAGGGCGTTGCCATTGTTGCGACGGTAGTAGTAGCCGCGGTCGCCGTAATAGCGGCGCGGCGCGTAATAGCGGCGATCCACGTAGCGCGGGCCGCCACGGTAATAACGGCGATACTGCACGTAATCGGATCCTACCTCGCCCTTCTTTATCGCGGCCGCGAGTTCCTTGACGGGAGCCGTCTGCGCCTCGGCGGCGGAAGCCGGAGCGGCAAGGCCAAAGGTACCAAGGGCCGCCGCGGCGACAGCGGCCATAACAAACTTACGCATGAGCTAACTCCTCCAATCGTTGGAGGCGAACGCCCTTAACCCGGAGGTCGTTCCTCGTTTTAGGAATTTTGGGGTATCTCTCGCGGGAACGTGAGGGTTCTTGATCCTTGAAGAGTGTCTCTTCCTATGGGGCAGGCTGCAAACGCAGGCGAAAGAAAGGACGGGCCTTATCGGCCCGTCCCGCTCTGCTGAACGATCGGATCGCTATGGGCAGGAATGCTGCCGGCCGTCATAGCCGGTAAACGTGCCGGTTGCCGGATTGTAGGATCTGTAACGCTGCGCACAATAAGCGGAGGCATTCGATCCGATGCTTCCCGTTACGACAGGCTGCGAGGCGATGGCGCCGCCGATCAGGGCGCCCGTTGCCGCTGCAGCACCGTAGCCGTAGGGGTAGTAGGAGCCACCATAATACGGACGATAATATCCGCCGTAATACGCGCCGCGATAATAGGGCCGTCCATAGGCGGCATAGGGCCGGTTATAATAGCGACCGTTGTAGTAACGGCCGTTGTAGTAGCGCCCTGCATAGGAGCGGGTCGCGACACCGCGATAGGCACCCGCCCGCGCGACATTGCCCCGGTACACTCCGGCACGCGCCATGTTCCCCCGGTACACGCCTCCACGGGCGACATGGCCGCGATAGCCCCGGTAACCGCCGGCATGCATGCCGGCCGGTCTTCTGACGGAGGCTCTGTGGACGCGTGCTCCACCGCCGCGCCCGCCGCGAGCGACATAGGCGATCGTGATCTGATCGTGGTCGATTAGCTGCTGGAACTTTGAAAATGGCGCCACCTGCGCGGAGGCTGAACCGGCGAACAGAGACGCCGGAACGAGCACGGCTGTGGCCAAAGCGGCGAAGATGAGTTTTCGCATGGCCAGCTCCTCCCATCTGGGAGGAGAACGCGAGAACCACTCGAACGGTTCCGCTTTCGAGACAACCGTCTACCTCTCGCGGGGCCGCGAAGCATGAAGGTCCGGCGCGATCTCGAGAGATCTCGGGACGTTCCGCCGGCCCTCCATCCGTCCCTGCCCGGTCGGACACAGATCAAGAATAGCGCAGCGCTCGCAGGCCGGGCTCTTGAAGAAGCAGCAGCGCTGGCCATGCAGCATCATGACCTCGTGGTGGTCGTAAACCTGCTGTGCGTCCCAATCCTCGGGCAGGAGGGCGGCGAGCACCGCATGGGACGGGCCGACCGCCGTCGATTGCGGGATGAGCCCCGTTCGCTGCGCGACGCGGTGATGATGGCTGTCGACCGGCAGAGCGGCTTTCCGCAGCTTCGAGAAAGACAGCACCGCCGCACTCGTCTTCGGCCCAACACCCGGAATGCTCTCGAGCCACGCCCTCGCCTCGTCGACCGGCATGGTGTCCAGGAAATCGAGCGAAAGGCTGCCATGCCGCTCCTCGATGGCGCGCAGCACCGCTTGAAGACGCGGCGCCTTCTGCTCGGGCCACGTCACGCCCTGGATCGTTTCCTCCACCTCCTCGGTCGGCGCGTCCATCATGGCGCGCCAATCGGCATAGCGGCCTTTCAGCGCCTTGAAGGCGCGGCCCGAATCCGCATTGCGGGTGCGGTGGGACAGAAGCGAGGAGATCAGCTCGCTCAAAGGATCCAGGGAATGAAAGTAGGGAATCGGGCAGCCATAGACGCCGCAGAGGCGCCGATGGATCGCCAGCGCCTTCTCTTTCAGGTCCTGCAGGTCAGGATTCATCCCGATGCAAGTCGCGAATCGGGGCTGCGGTTCCGCCTCGTCATCACCGGGCCTGTCCCGGTGATCTCGATTGTATGAAGCGCCACGCTTCACCTTATCGGGATGGCCGGCACAAGGCCGGCCATGACGTGAGAGATGTCATTCCCAGCCAGCGACCGCCGGGGATGAAAAACGGCCCGTGCAATTACAGAATGAAACGGCTCAGATCCGTGTTCTTCGCCAGCGTCTCCACTTCGCCGCGCACATAGGCGGCATCGACGGTCACCGTTTCGCCCGAGCGGTCCGGCGCGGTGAACGAGACGTCGTCGAGCACGCGCTCCAGCACCGTCTGCAAGCGGCGCGCACCGATGTTCTCGACGGAGTTGTTCACGTCGACGGCCACCTGGGCAAGCGCATCGATGGCGTCGTCCGTGAAGACGAGGCTCACGCCTTCCGTCTGCATCAGCGCAACCGATTGCTTGATGAGGCTCGCTTCCGTTTCCGTGAGGATGCGCTTGAAATCCTCCACCGTCAGCGGCGAAAGCTCGACGCGGATCGGCAGCCGGCCCTGCAGTTCCGGCAGCAGGTCCGACGGCTTCGACACATGGAACGCGCCGGACGCGATGAAGAGGATGTGATCGGTCTTCACCGGCCCGTATTTCGTCGACACGGTCGTGCCTTCGATCAGCGGCAGCAGATCGCGCTGCACGCCTTCGCGGGACACATCCGCGCCGGTGCGGCCCTCGCGTCCGGCGATCTTGTCGATCTCGTCGAGGAACACGATGCCGTTGTTCTCCACCTGGCGCAGGGCCTCCTGAACGATGGCGTCCTGGTCGAGCATCTTGTCGGCTTCTTCCGTCACCAGCGGCTCGTAGGCCTCGCTCACGGTGGTGCGCCGCGTCTTGCGTTGTCCGCCGAAAGCCTTGCCGAACATGTCGGAGAGGTTGATCGCGCCGACCGAAGCCCCGGGCATGCCGGGAATCTCGAACATCGGCATCCCCTGCCCTCCGCCCGATTGCAGCTCGATCTCGATCTCCTTGTCGTCGAGTTCGTTGGCGCGCAGCTTGCGCCGGAACGCATCGCGCGTGGCCGCACTGGCGGTCGAGCCGACGAGCGCGTCGAGTACGCGCTCCTCCGCGGCTACATGGGCTTTCGCCTGCACCTGCCGGCGGCGCTCCTCCTTCACGAGGCCGATGCCGATCTCCACGAGATCGCGCACGATCTGCTCCACGTCGCGGCCCACATAGCCCACTTCCGTGAACTTGGTTGCCTCGACCTTGAGGAAAGGCGCATTCGCAAGTTTGGCGAGGCGGCGGGAGATCTCGGTCTTGCCGCAGCCGGTCGGCCCGATCATCAGAATGTTCTTCGGCGCCACTTCTTCGCGCAGGCTCCCTTCGAGCTGCTGCCGGCGCCAGCGGTTGCGCAGGGCGATGGCGACCGCGCGCTTGGCGTCGTTCTGGCCGACGATGTAGCGGTCGAGTTCGGAAACGATTTCGCGGGGAGAGAACGTGGTCATGAGATATCTTGGCTCAAAGGGTGATCGTCATCCCCGGGTCTGTTCCGGAGATCCACGCCGTTACGGCGTGGAGAGGGTGAAGACGTGGATGGTCGAGACGCGCTCGGCCATGACGGGCCATCAGGTTTCATCGAGCGTCTCGATGACGATGTTGGCGTTGGTATAGACGCAGATTTCGGCCGCGATGGCGAGGGACCGGCGCACGATCGCCTCCGCATCCATG is a window of Microvirga lotononidis DNA encoding:
- a CDS encoding BA14K family protein — its product is MRKFVMAAVAAAALGTFGLAAPASAAEAQTAPVKELAAAIKKGEVGSDYVQYRRYYRGGPRYVDRRYYAPRRYYGDRGYYYRRNNGNALAAGALGLATGAIIGGAIAQSQAQAAPTYVAPGGSAAGYCAQRFKSYDPASGTYLGYDGLRHPCP
- a CDS encoding RidA family protein, with amino-acid sequence MTIQRIKPGPRMSGAVVHGNTVYLAGQVASQSAGQSVTEQTKEILSIIDSLLAEAGTDKSKILMANIWITDMSTFQEMNAVWDAWVSPGNTPARATVEAKLAAPAFKVEIAVIAAK
- a CDS encoding endonuclease III domain-containing protein, with translation MNPDLQDLKEKALAIHRRLCGVYGCPIPYFHSLDPLSELISSLLSHRTRNADSGRAFKALKGRYADWRAMMDAPTEEVEETIQGVTWPEQKAPRLQAVLRAIEERHGSLSLDFLDTMPVDEARAWLESIPGVGPKTSAAVLSFSKLRKAALPVDSHHHRVAQRTGLIPQSTAVGPSHAVLAALLPEDWDAQQVYDHHEVMMLHGQRCCFFKSPACERCAILDLCPTGQGRMEGRRNVPRSLEIAPDLHASRPRER
- the hslU gene encoding ATP-dependent protease ATPase subunit HslU, translating into MTTFSPREIVSELDRYIVGQNDAKRAVAIALRNRWRRQQLEGSLREEVAPKNILMIGPTGCGKTEISRRLAKLANAPFLKVEATKFTEVGYVGRDVEQIVRDLVEIGIGLVKEERRRQVQAKAHVAAEERVLDALVGSTASAATRDAFRRKLRANELDDKEIEIELQSGGGQGMPMFEIPGMPGASVGAINLSDMFGKAFGGQRKTRRTTVSEAYEPLVTEEADKMLDQDAIVQEALRQVENNGIVFLDEIDKIAGREGRTGADVSREGVQRDLLPLIEGTTVSTKYGPVKTDHILFIASGAFHVSKPSDLLPELQGRLPIRVELSPLTVEDFKRILTETEASLIKQSVALMQTEGVSLVFTDDAIDALAQVAVDVNNSVENIGARRLQTVLERVLDDVSFTAPDRSGETVTVDAAYVRGEVETLAKNTDLSRFIL
- a CDS encoding BA14K family protein, producing the protein MRKLIFAALATAVLVPASLFAGSASAQVAPFSKFQQLIDHDQITIAYVARGGRGGGARVHRASVRRPAGMHAGGYRGYRGHVARGGVYRGNMARAGVYRGNVARAGAYRGVATRSYAGRYYNGRYYNGRYYNRPYAAYGRPYYRGAYYGGYYRPYYGGSYYPYGYGAAAATGALIGGAIASQPVVTGSIGSNASAYCAQRYRSYNPATGTFTGYDGRQHSCP